One segment of Gasterosteus aculeatus chromosome 3, fGasAcu3.hap1.1, whole genome shotgun sequence DNA contains the following:
- the pde4ca gene encoding 3',5'-cyclic-AMP phosphodiesterase 4C isoform X8, whose protein sequence is MSAVQREWDSSDQASGTEPPHDPGSRGAVNRLFSGTLQLPRLCCRPSPQDGPQTRRIRPCRSLGTLPRYISDDYFDVENGLAVGRSPLDPQTSPGSGGLVLQANFPHSQRRESFLYRSDSDFDLSPKGPSRNSSAASDLHTEDMIVTPFAQVLASLRTVRSNFAVITDQQDRTASKTRSSGSNPPSMCKTSLAEEPHQQLAIETLDELDWCLEQLETLKTRHSVSEMASNKFKRMLNRELTQLSETSRSGNQVSEFISSTFLEKQHDMDIMSPPTKEKDKKKRPMSQISGVKKATHSPSLAPSTIPRFGVNASQEGLLAKELEEVNRWGIDIFKVSEYSGNRPLTVTMYTIFQERDLLKSFKIPADTFITFMMTLEDHYHADVAYHNNIHAADVVQSTHVLLSTPALEAVFTDLEILAALFSSAIHDVDHPGVSNQFLINTNSELALMYNDSSVLENHHLAVGFKLLQEDNCDIFQNLGKKQRQSLRKIVIDMVLATDMSKHMNLLADLKTMVETKKVTSLGVLLLDNYSDRIQVLQNMVHCADLSNPTKPLELYRRWTDRIMVEFFTQGDRERDKGMEISPMCDKQNASIEKNQVGFIDYIVHPLWETWADLVHPDAQEILDTLEDNREWYQSMIPHSPSPHPEDQQEGARAGESSALIGGGGSVSADKFQFELTLEEERESDTESPPEEEEGFSSSRGTELSRTDSGSRCDAGSATTRLLTKKLSTDSGRTFSLDSDMAEDREADQEGVSGVPRFRLGT, encoded by the exons TTTCGATGTGGAGAACGGCTTGGCAGTGGGGCGCAGCCCCCTGGATCCCCAGACCAGCCCTGGCTCTGGAGGTCTGGTCTTACAGGCCAACTTTCCCCACAGCCAGCGGCGGGAATCCTTCCTCTACCGCTCCGACTCTGACTTTGACCTTTCACCCAAAGGTCCTTCCAGAAACTCCTCCGCTGCCAGTGACCT acacacagaagacaTGATTGTGACGCCATTTGCACAG GTCCTTGCCAGCCTGAGGACAGTCAGAAGTAACTTTGCTGTCATAACAGACCAGCAAGATCGCACAGCCAGCAA GACGCGATCCTCAGGCAGCAACCCACCATCCATGTGCAAGACCAGCCTCGCAG AGGAGCCTCACCAGCAGCTGGCCATAGAGACGCTGGATGAGCTGGACTGGTGTCTGGAACAACTAGAGACACTGAAAACCCGGCACTCTGTCAGCGAGATGGCTTCCAACAAG TTCAAGAGGATGCTGAACCGAGAGCTCACCCAGCTGTCAGAAACCAGTCGTTCGGGGAACCAGGTGTCTGAGTTCATCTCTAGTACCTTCTTAG AGAAGCAACATGACATGGACATCATGTCTCCCCCCACCAAGgagaaggacaagaagaagcGGCCCATGTCCCAGATCAGCGGTGTGAAGAAGGCCACCCACAGCCCCAGTCTCGCCCCCTCCACCATCCCTCGCTTTGGGGTCAACGCCAGCCAGGAAGGGCTCCTGGCCAAG GAGTTGGAGGAGGTTAACAGGTGGGGCATTGACATCTTCAAGGTCTCTGAGTATTCTGGGAATCGCCCCCTGACGGTCACCATGTACACCATCTTTCAG gAACGCGACCTGCTGAAGTCCTTTAAGATTCCAGCGGACACTTTCATTACCTTCATGATGACTTTGGAGGATCATTACCATGCCGACGTGGCCTACCACAACAACATCCACGCGGCAGATGTAGTCCAGTCCACCCATGTCTTACTGTCCACGCCTGCTCTGGAG GCTGTGTTTACTGATCTGGAGATCCTCGCCGCTCTGTTTTCAAGCGCCATCCACGATGTGGATCACCCTGGAGTTTCCAATCAGTTTCTCATCAACACCA ACTCGGAGCTGGCCCTGATGTACAACGACTCCTCGGTGCTGGAGAATCACCATCTGGCCGTCGGCTTCAAGCTTCTGCAGGAAGATAACTGTGACATCTTTCAGAACCTCGGCAAAAAGCAGAGACAGTCGCTGCGCAAAATCGTCATCGATATG GTGCTGGCCACAGACATGTCGAAACACATGAATTTACTGGCAGACTTGAAAACCATGGTGGAAACCAAGAAAGTCACCAGTCTAGGAGTCCTTCTGCTGGACAACTACTCAGACCGCATACAG GTCCTTCAGAACATGGTGCACTGTGCCGACCTAAGCAACCCCACCAAGCCTCTGGAGCTTTACCGTCGGTGGACGGACCGCATCATGGTGGAGTTTTTCACCCAGGGGGACAGGGAGAGGGACAAGGGCATGGAGATCAGCCCCATGTGTGACAAACAAAACGCCTCAATAGAGAAGAACCAG GTGGGTTTCATTGACTACATTGTTCATCCTCTGTGGGAGACGTGGGCCGACCTCGTCCACCCCGACGCTCAGGAGATCCTGGACACCCTGGAGGATAACAGAGAGTGGTACCAGAGCATGATCCCCCACAGCCCCTCGCCCCACCCGGAGGACCAGCAGGAAGGAGCCCGCGCCGGGGAATCCTCAGCGCTCATCGGGGGCGGAGGCTCCGTTTCGGCCGACAAGTTCCAGTTTGAGCTGACATTGGAAGAAGAGCGAGAGTCTGATACAGAGAGTCcacccgaggaagaggagggcttTAGCAGCAGTAGAGGGACTGAACTCTCCAGAACTGATTCTGGCAGCAGGTGCGATGCGGGATCTGCTACGACTCGCCTACTCACCAAAAAGCTCTCTACAGATTCGGGCAGGACGTTTTCTTTAGACTCTGATATGGCCGAAGACAGAGAAGCAGACCAGGAAGGCGTCTCTGGCGTACCACGCTTCCGACTTGGCACATAG